The following are encoded in a window of Carya illinoinensis cultivar Pawnee chromosome 15, C.illinoinensisPawnee_v1, whole genome shotgun sequence genomic DNA:
- the LOC122297135 gene encoding dof zinc finger protein DOF3.5-like: MFTTCGGHDQMLHHFGPPRPLLMDGSGWRPNVELAPNCPRCASSNTKFCYYNNYSLSQPRYFCKGCRRYWTKGGSLRNVPVGGGCRKNRRAKSSRLPQRQRGAWQSSSTSPDHNGNDKSADSCEYSNGEDSASHRSVTSGADIDLAVVFARFVNQNPSTELEFRTVPELRPDDHSNVVANSSPSSLNQGDNDQQHNAAFEYHEKPINGGEANHMLLEGFPREEKVLNNDQVFIEDDVNSFRLQNLLDDEVVQDALWSDDATANLPNFMWYADQSRTNLITDGTWSSLDLSGFEVFSRP, encoded by the coding sequence ATGTTCACAACTTGTGGCGGCCATGACCAAATGTTGCACCATTTCGGCCCTCCTAGGCCATTGCTAATGGATGGATCAGGGTGGAGACCCAACGTTGAGCTCGCCCCAAACTGCCCTCGGTGCGCCTCTTCCAACACAAAGTTCTGTTACTACAACAACTACAGCTTGTCGCAGCCTAGGTACTTCTGCAAAGGTTGTCGTAGGTACTGGACCAAGGGTGGTTCCCTAAGGAACGTGCCTGTTGGTGGCGGTTGTCGCAAGAACCGCCGTGCCAAGTCTTCAAGGCTACCGCAGAGGCAACGGGGTGCTTGGCAAAGTAGTAGTACTTCTCCTGACCATAATGGCAATGACAAATCTGCGGATTCTTGCGAGTACTCTAATGGGGAGGACTCGGCGTCTCATCGAAGCGTAACCAGTGGCGCCGATATTGATCTCGCCGTTGTTTTCGCCAGGTTCGTGAATCAGAACCCGAGCACCGAGCTGGAGTTCAGGACAGTCCCGGAATTGCGGCCTGATGATCATTCCAACGTAGTGGCCAACTCTTCGCCAAGTTCTTTAAACCAAGGTGACAATGATCAGCAGCACAACGCAGCGTTCGAGTACCATGAGAAACCCATTAATGGAGGAGAAGCTAATCACATGCTACTCGAAGGATTTCCTCGGGAAGAGAAAGTACTTAATAATGATCAAGTATTCATTGAAGACGATGTGAATTCATTTCGGTTGCAGAATTTGTTGGATGATGAAGTGGTGCAAGATGCTTTGTGGTCCGATGATGCTACAGCTAATTTGCCAAATTTCATGTGGTATGCAGACCAGTCAAGGACGAATCTAATCACCGATGGAACTTGGAGTTCCTTGGATCTCTCAGGTTTCGAGGTTTTCTCAAGACCTTGA